One window of Hylemonella gracilis genomic DNA carries:
- a CDS encoding non-canonical purine NTP pyrophosphatase, with the protein MKLVLASNNKGKLAELQELFAPLGVALIRQADLNIPEAPEPHRTFVENALAKARHAARLSGLPAVADDAGLCVDAFGGLPGVDTAYYATQFGYEKGDANNVRALLEQMKDVQGPGKRRAALVSTLVALRSADDPEPLIAVGRAVGEITQAPIGDNGFGFDPVMYIPAFGKTFAQLPTEVKNANSHRGQSARQMVQLMRERWF; encoded by the coding sequence ATGAAACTGGTTCTCGCCTCCAACAACAAGGGCAAACTCGCCGAACTGCAGGAACTGTTTGCGCCGCTGGGCGTGGCGCTGATTCGGCAGGCAGACCTGAACATTCCCGAGGCGCCCGAGCCGCACCGCACTTTTGTCGAGAACGCCCTGGCCAAGGCCCGTCATGCCGCCAGGCTGAGTGGACTGCCCGCCGTCGCTGACGACGCGGGCCTGTGCGTGGACGCATTCGGTGGCCTGCCCGGCGTGGACACGGCCTACTACGCCACGCAGTTTGGCTATGAGAAGGGCGACGCCAACAATGTGCGCGCCTTGCTGGAGCAGATGAAGGACGTGCAGGGGCCGGGCAAACGCCGCGCCGCGCTGGTCAGCACCCTGGTGGCCTTGCGCTCCGCCGACGATCCCGAGCCCCTGATCGCCGTGGGCCGAGCCGTGGGTGAAATCACGCAGGCGCCCATAGGCGACAACGGTTTTGGTTTCGACCCGGTGATGTACATCCCCGCCTTCGGCAAGACCTTTGCGCAATTGCCGACCGAGGTGAAGAATGCAAACAGCCATCGCGGGCAGTCGGCAAGGCAGATGGTGCAATTGATGCGGGAGCGTTGGTTCTGA
- the hemW gene encoding radical SAM family heme chaperone HemW: MHDIQHYMRPGTLQLTSLPPLSLYVHLPWCLKKCPYCDFNSHELNPRDVPEQRYLDALVADLEASLPLIWGRSVQSIFIGGGTPSLFSPAGINRLLSDIRARLRLAADCEITLEANPGTFEIDRFAAFRAAGVTRLSVGVQSFNDDHLKALGRVHDRAQALAALEEAARSFETWNLDLMYALPGQSLAQLDADLDAALSFAPPHLSVYHLTIEPNTYFAKFPPQTPDEDTAYAMLDRITERTGASGLGRYEVSAYARPGHGCRHNLNYWQFGDYLGIGAGAHGKLSFAHRVMRQVRARDPRLYMERALSAEPGSAVVQDEEVSRADLPFEFMLNALRLREGFALQDFSDRTGLALTAIQRPLEEAERKGWLTRDLSRVRPTEQGFDFLSDLQALFLP, encoded by the coding sequence ATGCACGACATCCAACACTACATGCGTCCCGGCACGCTGCAATTGACCAGCTTGCCGCCGCTCTCGCTCTACGTGCACCTGCCCTGGTGCCTGAAGAAGTGCCCGTATTGCGATTTCAACTCGCATGAACTCAATCCCAGGGATGTCCCAGAGCAACGCTACCTCGACGCACTCGTTGCCGACCTCGAAGCCTCGCTGCCGCTGATCTGGGGCCGATCGGTCCAAAGCATCTTCATCGGTGGCGGCACGCCCAGTCTGTTCAGTCCGGCCGGCATCAACCGCCTGCTGAGCGATATCCGTGCACGTCTCAGGCTGGCCGCCGATTGCGAAATCACGCTGGAGGCCAACCCGGGCACGTTCGAGATAGACCGTTTCGCGGCCTTCCGCGCGGCGGGCGTGACGCGCCTGTCCGTGGGCGTGCAAAGCTTCAACGATGACCATCTGAAGGCTCTGGGCCGAGTGCATGACCGCGCCCAGGCCCTGGCCGCGCTGGAGGAGGCCGCGCGCAGCTTCGAGACCTGGAATCTGGACCTGATGTACGCCCTGCCGGGGCAGAGCCTGGCGCAACTGGACGCCGACCTCGACGCAGCGCTGTCCTTCGCGCCGCCACATTTGTCGGTCTACCACCTGACCATCGAGCCCAACACCTATTTCGCCAAGTTCCCGCCGCAGACGCCGGACGAGGACACGGCCTACGCCATGCTGGACCGCATCACCGAACGCACGGGTGCTTCGGGCCTGGGGCGTTACGAGGTCTCGGCCTACGCCCGACCCGGCCATGGTTGCCGCCACAACCTCAACTACTGGCAATTCGGTGATTACCTTGGCATCGGCGCGGGCGCGCACGGCAAACTCAGCTTCGCCCACCGCGTCATGCGTCAGGTGCGCGCGCGCGATCCGCGCCTGTACATGGAGCGTGCCCTGTCGGCGGAACCTGGCAGCGCCGTGGTGCAGGACGAGGAGGTCAGCCGCGCGGATCTGCCTTTTGAATTCATGCTCAACGCGCTGCGGCTGCGGGAGGGCTTCGCGTTGCAGGATTTCTCGGACCGCACGGGTTTGGCTTTGACCGCAATCCAGCGGCCGCTGGAAGAGGCCGAGCGCAAGGGCTGGCTCACGCGTGACCTGAGCAGGGTCCGACCTACGGAACAGGGGTTCGATTTTCTCAGCGACCTGCAGGCGCTGTTCCTGCCCTGA
- the gmk gene encoding guanylate kinase, producing MEYPGNLFVIAAPSGAGKSSLVNALLAQDPRLQLSISHTTRAPRGQEQHGREYYFISPLAFDSMVAADAFVEWANVHSHRYGTSRQSIADRILAGTDIVLEIDYQGAMQIKKLFPAAATLFILPPSWEELQARLIKRGEDSEEVIALRLKNAATEMAQAPHFDFVIINDQFERALADLRLVVQAQRLRYPAQRRARPETFEALHLP from the coding sequence ATGGAATACCCCGGCAACCTCTTTGTCATCGCCGCCCCCAGCGGAGCGGGCAAGTCCAGCCTGGTCAACGCGCTGCTGGCGCAAGACCCGCGCCTGCAGCTGTCGATCTCCCACACCACGCGAGCGCCGCGCGGGCAGGAGCAGCACGGGCGGGAGTACTACTTCATCTCCCCACTGGCCTTTGATTCCATGGTCGCGGCCGATGCCTTCGTGGAATGGGCGAACGTGCACAGCCACCGCTACGGCACCTCGCGCCAGTCCATCGCGGACCGCATCCTGGCTGGCACGGACATCGTGCTGGAAATCGACTACCAGGGCGCCATGCAGATCAAGAAACTGTTCCCGGCCGCCGCCACCCTGTTCATCCTGCCGCCCAGCTGGGAGGAATTGCAGGCCCGCCTGATCAAGCGCGGCGAGGACAGCGAAGAGGTAATCGCCCTGCGCCTGAAAAACGCGGCGACCGAGATGGCCCAGGCACCCCACTTCGACTTCGTTATAATCAACGACCAGTTCGAGCGCGCCTTGGCTGACTTGCGACTCGTCGTGCAAGCTCAGCGGCTTCGGTATCCGGCCCAGCGCCGGGCCCGACCCGAGACCTTCGAGGCGCTGCATCTGCCCTGA
- a CDS encoding CBS domain-containing protein gives MFSIYGESGRIFRGAMEDLWRVDALRGVMRARRLPGLTSDPRDPAAVAYRRATARVAREGAAAEPQADADEVVAAIEAPPRSLAAGAALSAYAQASGQGRERQPLRRVADVMTRQPMTVNADTSVFEAWRLLGERGVGQAPVLAGAASGAPGRLAGLISRAELLDLRRLPRPDAPADAWRELLMRPVAAVMFSPVPAVSPDADLRRVARVLLDTHLPGLPVLETVDSSMEPGAQGQDDGVLVGFISRSDILQAVVHDPPLDLWG, from the coding sequence ATGTTCTCGATTTACGGCGAAAGCGGTCGCATCTTTCGCGGCGCGATGGAAGATCTCTGGCGTGTGGACGCCTTGCGTGGCGTGATGCGCGCGCGCCGATTGCCTGGGCTGACGTCGGACCCTCGCGATCCCGCCGCCGTGGCGTATCGGCGCGCCACGGCCCGCGTGGCACGTGAGGGCGCTGCGGCAGAGCCGCAGGCCGATGCCGACGAGGTGGTGGCCGCCATCGAAGCGCCGCCCCGCAGCCTGGCGGCCGGCGCTGCACTGTCCGCCTACGCACAGGCCAGTGGCCAAGGCCGCGAGCGCCAACCGCTGCGGCGCGTGGCCGACGTGATGACCCGCCAACCCATGACCGTGAACGCGGATACCAGTGTTTTTGAGGCCTGGCGCTTGCTGGGCGAGCGCGGCGTGGGCCAGGCCCCGGTGCTGGCTGGCGCCGCCAGTGGCGCGCCTGGGCGGCTGGCTGGCCTGATCAGCCGGGCCGAACTGCTGGACCTGCGGCGCTTGCCGCGACCCGACGCGCCGGCCGACGCCTGGCGTGAACTGTTGATGCGTCCCGTGGCGGCCGTCATGTTCAGTCCCGTGCCGGCCGTCAGCCCGGATGCCGATCTGCGGCGCGTGGCCCGTGTGTTGCTCGACACCCACCTGCCTGGGCTGCCGGTGCTGGAAACCGTGGACAGCAGCATGGAACCTGGCGCGCAGGGCCAGGACGACGGCGTGCTCGTGGGGTTTATCTCGCGCAGCGACATCCTCCAGGCCGTGGTGCACGATCCGCCGCTGGACCTCTGGGGTTGA
- the rph gene encoding ribonuclease PH, whose translation MNTQLPGGAATPRSDNRAADQLRVVRITRRYTVHAEGSVLIEFGRTRVLCTASVEERVPPHKRGSGEGWVTAEYGMLPRSTHTRSDREAARGKQSGRTQEIQRLIGRSLRAVFDLKQLGERTITLDCDVLQADGGTRTAAITGAWVAAQDAVNTLLAQGKLKASPITAPVAAVSVGIVAGRPLLDLEYTEDSACDTDMNVVMTVNAAGDGHYIEVQGTAEGAAFSRKEMDALLALAEKGIHELVALQRQALQA comes from the coding sequence ATGAACACCCAGCTCCCCGGTGGCGCAGCCACCCCGCGTTCCGACAACCGCGCCGCCGATCAGTTGCGCGTCGTGCGCATCACCCGTCGCTACACCGTGCACGCCGAGGGCTCGGTGCTGATCGAATTCGGCCGTACCCGCGTGCTGTGCACTGCCTCGGTCGAGGAGCGCGTGCCGCCGCACAAGAGGGGCAGCGGTGAGGGCTGGGTCACGGCGGAATACGGCATGCTGCCGCGCTCCACCCACACCCGCAGCGACCGCGAGGCCGCGCGCGGCAAGCAGAGCGGGCGCACGCAGGAAATCCAGCGACTGATCGGTCGCAGCCTGCGCGCCGTGTTCGACCTCAAGCAATTGGGTGAGCGCACCATCACGCTGGACTGCGATGTGCTGCAGGCCGATGGGGGCACCCGCACCGCCGCCATCACCGGCGCCTGGGTTGCGGCGCAGGACGCGGTGAACACGCTGCTGGCGCAGGGCAAGCTCAAGGCCTCGCCCATCACGGCGCCGGTGGCGGCGGTGTCGGTGGGCATCGTCGCGGGCCGGCCGCTGCTCGACCTGGAATACACCGAGGACTCGGCCTGCGACACCGACATGAACGTGGTGATGACCGTCAACGCCGCGGGCGATGGCCATTACATCGAGGTGCAGGGCACGGCCGAAGGCGCGGCCTTCAGCCGCAAGGAGATGGACGCCTTGCTGGCCCTGGCAGAAAAAGGCATCCACGAACTGGTAGCCTTGCAGCGCCAAGCGCTTCAAGCGTGA
- the rpoZ gene encoding DNA-directed RNA polymerase subunit omega produces the protein MARITVEDCLQQIPNRFQLVLAATYRARMLSQGHAPKIESKNKPGVTALREIAEGKVGLEMLKKVPI, from the coding sequence ATGGCCCGCATCACCGTCGAAGATTGCCTGCAGCAGATCCCCAACCGCTTCCAGCTGGTGCTGGCCGCGACCTACCGCGCCCGCATGCTGAGCCAAGGCCACGCGCCCAAGATCGAAAGCAAGAACAAGCCGGGCGTGACCGCCCTGCGCGAGATCGCGGAAGGCAAAGTCGGCCTGGAAATGCTCAAGAAAGTACCGATCTGA
- a CDS encoding RelA/SpoT family protein yields MPPTTVAPPAPATAAGLGGLPAGLSSSAADPTVAQTVNAAAANAAAASFANLTAKLDYLSPADLEQVRQAYRFADEAHLGQLRNSGEPYITHPIAVAGLCAEWKLDAQALMAALLHDAIEDCGVTKPELIERFGAPVAELVDGLTKLDKLQFSTREENQAESFRKMLLAMARDVRVILIKLADRSHNMRTLDDVPRAKWARISSETLEIYAPIAYRLGLNQTYRELQELSFSHLRPWRHAVLAKALERARSRRRDLIGKVQKEVEIAFEGAHIPVRLAGREKTLYSIYKKMDEKHLSFAQISDMYGFRVIVPNLTDCYTALGVLHQLYKPVPGRFKDLIAIPKANGYQSLHTMLVGPSAVHVEFQIRTEAMHVVAESGVAAHWLYKANEPDSPIAARLGAQWLQSLLDIQNETRDAAEFLDHVKVDLFPESVYVFTPKSKIISLPRGATVVDFAYAIHSDVGDRAVAARINGEQVPLRTELQSGDAVEIVTATVPAPNPAWLSFVRTGRARSKIRHHLKTLAQADSEKLGEKLLLQALRAEGVERFPADDEAGSTALWSKLLHFTGNRSRAELLEDIGLGKRVADIVAKRLAILIAEGMEGAKIRPDAIRVSQEQFLRRQERQAPITVDGSESASVRYAPCCRPIPGDAIVGYLGRGEGLVVHTADCATARKLLNKDSDRFIGVEWSDEPTRPFQTAIVVTLNNGKGVLARVASALAGAEADIVHIDMGQEGPQEVTDLRFIIAVRDRVHLAAALRALKRTPAVLRARRASSS; encoded by the coding sequence ATGCCCCCCACCACCGTCGCGCCCCCGGCTCCGGCTACCGCCGCCGGCCTGGGTGGACTGCCTGCGGGCCTTTCGAGCTCGGCGGCAGACCCGACCGTGGCCCAGACGGTCAACGCGGCAGCGGCCAATGCGGCGGCGGCAAGCTTCGCCAACCTCACGGCGAAGCTGGATTACCTCTCCCCCGCCGATCTGGAACAGGTGCGGCAGGCCTACCGCTTCGCCGACGAGGCCCACCTGGGCCAGTTGCGCAACAGCGGCGAGCCCTACATCACCCACCCTATCGCCGTCGCCGGACTGTGCGCCGAATGGAAGCTTGACGCCCAGGCCCTGATGGCGGCGCTGCTGCACGACGCCATCGAAGACTGCGGTGTGACCAAGCCCGAGCTGATCGAGCGTTTCGGCGCACCCGTGGCCGAGCTGGTGGACGGCCTGACCAAGCTGGACAAGCTGCAGTTCAGCACCCGCGAGGAAAACCAGGCCGAGAGCTTTCGCAAGATGCTGCTGGCCATGGCGCGTGACGTGCGCGTCATCCTGATCAAGCTGGCCGACCGCAGCCACAACATGCGCACGCTGGACGACGTGCCGCGCGCCAAGTGGGCGCGCATCTCCTCCGAGACGCTGGAGATTTACGCGCCCATCGCCTACCGTCTGGGCCTGAACCAGACCTACCGCGAGCTGCAGGAGCTCTCCTTCAGCCATCTGCGCCCCTGGCGCCATGCCGTGCTGGCCAAGGCCCTGGAGCGCGCGCGCAGCCGCCGCCGTGACCTGATCGGCAAGGTGCAAAAGGAAGTGGAAATCGCCTTCGAGGGTGCCCACATTCCGGTGCGCCTGGCCGGCCGCGAGAAGACCCTGTACTCCATCTACAAGAAGATGGACGAGAAGCACCTGAGCTTCGCCCAGATCTCGGACATGTATGGCTTTCGGGTCATCGTGCCCAACCTGACCGACTGCTACACCGCCCTGGGCGTACTGCACCAGCTCTACAAGCCGGTGCCCGGCCGCTTCAAGGACCTGATCGCCATCCCCAAGGCCAACGGCTACCAATCCCTGCACACCATGCTGGTCGGGCCCTCGGCGGTCCACGTGGAGTTTCAAATCCGCACCGAGGCCATGCACGTGGTGGCTGAATCGGGCGTGGCGGCGCACTGGCTGTACAAGGCCAACGAGCCGGACAGCCCCATCGCCGCGCGCCTCGGGGCGCAGTGGCTGCAATCGCTGCTGGACATCCAGAACGAAACCCGCGACGCCGCCGAGTTCCTGGACCACGTCAAGGTGGACCTGTTCCCGGAATCGGTCTATGTCTTCACACCCAAGAGCAAGATCATCTCGCTGCCGCGCGGCGCCACGGTGGTCGATTTCGCCTACGCCATCCACAGCGACGTGGGCGACCGCGCGGTGGCCGCCCGCATCAACGGCGAGCAGGTGCCACTGCGCACCGAGCTGCAAAGCGGCGACGCGGTGGAAATCGTCACCGCCACCGTCCCCGCGCCCAATCCGGCCTGGCTGAGCTTCGTGCGCACCGGCCGCGCGCGCAGCAAGATCCGCCACCACCTCAAGACCCTGGCCCAGGCCGACAGTGAAAAACTGGGCGAAAAACTCCTGCTACAGGCCCTGCGCGCCGAGGGCGTGGAACGCTTCCCGGCCGACGACGAAGCCGGCAGCACCGCGCTGTGGAGCAAGCTGCTGCACTTCACCGGCAACCGCAGCCGCGCCGAGCTGCTGGAAGACATCGGCCTGGGCAAGCGGGTGGCCGACATCGTGGCCAAGCGCCTGGCCATCCTGATTGCCGAGGGCATGGAGGGCGCCAAGATCCGGCCCGACGCGATCCGCGTCAGCCAGGAGCAGTTCCTGCGCCGCCAGGAACGGCAAGCCCCGATCACCGTCGATGGCAGCGAAAGCGCGTCGGTGCGTTACGCCCCCTGCTGCCGCCCGATTCCCGGCGATGCCATCGTTGGCTACCTCGGCCGGGGCGAAGGCCTGGTGGTGCACACGGCCGATTGCGCCACCGCCCGCAAGCTGCTGAACAAGGACAGCGACCGCTTCATCGGCGTCGAATGGTCGGACGAGCCGACGCGCCCCTTCCAGACCGCCATCGTGGTCACCCTCAACAACGGCAAGGGCGTGCTGGCGCGTGTGGCCTCGGCCCTGGCCGGCGCGGAGGCCGACATCGTCCACATCGACATGGGCCAGGAAGGCCCGCAGGAAGTGACCGATCTGCGCTTCATCATCGCTGTGCGCGATCGCGTCCACCTGGCCGCGGCCCTGCGCGCGCTCAAGCGCACCCCGGCCGTCCTGCGTGCACGCCGCGCGAGCTCCAGTTGA
- a CDS encoding serine/threonine protein kinase, with amino-acid sequence MAKVKPAPLSPETVIGGGYRIVRKLAAGGFGVVYQATDAAGQPVAIKEYLPASLVTRASGELLPQVASERLSLYRLGLKSFFEEGRALAQISHPSVVSVLNFFRDNDTVYLVMNYLEGASLQEFIITAREQKQQKVFRESTIRSLFDEVLRGLRIVHQHKMLHLDIKPANVFVTDDNRAVLIDFGAAREVLSKESSFVRPMYTPGFAAPEMYRRDAVLGPWTDIYAIGACIYACMQGYPPYEAPQRLDKDRLTTSLARLRGVYSDNLIDVVAWCMALDPLSRPQSVFALQKELSRESELRYTRLTPREKMRMRFDTWISELRKTLRGLAGLSAVKTR; translated from the coding sequence ATGGCCAAGGTCAAGCCCGCCCCCCTGTCGCCAGAGACCGTCATCGGTGGGGGTTACCGCATCGTGCGCAAGCTGGCCGCCGGGGGCTTCGGCGTGGTCTACCAGGCCACCGACGCTGCGGGTCAGCCCGTGGCCATCAAGGAATACCTGCCCGCTTCGCTGGTGACGCGCGCGTCCGGCGAATTGCTGCCGCAGGTGGCATCCGAGCGTCTCTCGCTCTATCGCCTCGGGCTCAAGAGCTTTTTCGAGGAGGGGCGCGCGCTGGCGCAGATTTCGCACCCCTCGGTGGTGAGCGTGCTCAACTTCTTCCGCGACAACGACACGGTCTACCTGGTGATGAACTACCTGGAAGGCGCCTCGCTGCAGGAATTCATCATCACCGCGCGTGAACAGAAGCAGCAGAAGGTGTTTCGCGAGTCGACCATCCGCTCGCTGTTCGACGAAGTGCTGCGTGGCCTGCGCATCGTGCACCAGCACAAGATGCTGCACCTGGACATCAAGCCCGCCAACGTTTTCGTGACCGATGACAACCGCGCGGTGTTGATTGATTTCGGCGCGGCGCGCGAGGTGTTGTCCAAGGAAAGCAGTTTCGTGCGCCCCATGTACACGCCTGGGTTTGCCGCACCCGAGATGTACCGGCGTGACGCGGTGCTCGGTCCCTGGACCGACATCTACGCCATCGGGGCCTGCATCTACGCCTGCATGCAGGGCTACCCGCCGTACGAGGCGCCGCAGCGGCTGGACAAGGATAGGCTGACCACCAGCCTGGCGCGACTGCGGGGTGTCTACTCCGACAACCTGATCGACGTGGTGGCCTGGTGCATGGCGCTGGATCCCTTGTCTCGCCCGCAGTCCGTCTTCGCCTTGCAGAAGGAGCTGAGCCGTGAAAGCGAATTGCGCTACACGCGCCTGACCCCGCGCGAGAAGATGCGCATGCGCTTCGATACCTGGATCTCCGAGCTGCGCAAGACCTTGCGTGGCCTGGCCGGCCTGTCCGCGGTCAAGACCCGCTGA
- a CDS encoding efflux RND transporter periplasmic adaptor subunit, whose amino-acid sequence MMPRLLFSFPVLPLHASPHPYTSPSHAPHCPVDDACRADWRGLGGWQWWERKSGAQASYLTATVQRGDIEDVVTATGLLQPRDYVDVGAQVSGQLTKIHVEVGSDVQAGQLLAEIGAEQSAARVKANRASLRAQRATLAQRQVELVKAERDLRRQKNLMADEATTAEAVQNAETTVLSTRAQIQSLEAQIEQADATMQVEEANLKYAKIYAPMPGTVVSVSARQGQTLNANQAAPTLLRIADLSTMTVQAQVSEADVSRLRVGMPVYFTTLGSGGQRWQSTLKKVEPTPAVTNNVVLYNALFDVPNPQRRLMSQMTAQVFFVVAQARGVLTAPMAGLTIQRGQGGGPRANAGAAAGAAGGSSGPATGSMPAQGGAGSGAAQGSRPDWQNLSAEERERLRAERRAANGNAGGGSASGAWGGGNAAGPAPSRRATAKVLTANGVQEREVQVGVSSRVLAEILSGLEEGDRVVTGQRQGSGAGAAGAASAGAGQRSGAPGGMPPR is encoded by the coding sequence ATGATGCCTCGCCTTCTGTTTTCATTTCCGGTTCTTCCCCTCCATGCAAGCCCTCACCCCTACACGTCGCCATCGCACGCGCCGCATTGCCCTGTTGATGACGCCTGTCGTGCTGATTGGCGCGGGCTGGGGGGCTGGCAATGGTGGGAGCGCAAGAGCGGTGCCCAGGCCAGTTACCTGACGGCGACGGTGCAGCGCGGCGACATCGAGGACGTGGTCACGGCCACTGGCTTGCTGCAGCCGCGCGACTATGTGGATGTGGGCGCTCAGGTGTCCGGGCAACTGACCAAGATCCATGTCGAGGTGGGCAGTGATGTGCAGGCCGGGCAATTGCTGGCCGAAATCGGCGCCGAGCAGTCGGCTGCGCGCGTCAAGGCCAACCGCGCCTCGCTGCGTGCCCAGCGGGCCACGCTGGCGCAACGACAGGTGGAGTTGGTCAAGGCCGAGCGCGATTTGCGCCGCCAGAAAAATCTGATGGCCGACGAGGCCACCACGGCCGAGGCCGTGCAGAACGCCGAGACCACGGTGCTGTCCACGCGGGCGCAGATCCAGTCCCTGGAAGCCCAGATCGAGCAGGCTGACGCCACCATGCAGGTGGAGGAGGCCAACTTGAAGTACGCCAAGATCTACGCGCCCATGCCGGGCACGGTGGTCAGCGTCAGCGCCCGTCAGGGGCAGACGCTCAACGCCAACCAGGCGGCGCCGACCCTCTTGCGCATCGCCGATCTCTCCACGATGACGGTGCAAGCCCAGGTCTCCGAGGCCGACGTCAGCCGCCTGCGCGTGGGCATGCCGGTCTACTTCACGACGCTGGGCAGCGGTGGCCAACGCTGGCAAAGCACCCTGAAGAAGGTCGAGCCCACCCCCGCCGTGACCAACAATGTGGTGCTCTACAACGCCTTGTTCGACGTGCCCAATCCGCAGCGTCGCTTGATGTCGCAGATGACGGCGCAGGTCTTTTTTGTGGTCGCGCAGGCTCGGGGCGTGCTGACGGCGCCGATGGCCGGGCTGACGATCCAGCGTGGGCAAGGGGGCGGACCCCGCGCGAACGCGGGCGCGGCGGCAGGCGCTGCCGGCGGCAGTTCGGGGCCGGCGACAGGGTCCATGCCCGCGCAGGGCGGGGCCGGCAGCGGAGCTGCCCAGGGCTCGCGCCCGGATTGGCAGAACCTGTCGGCCGAGGAGCGCGAACGCCTGCGCGCCGAGCGGCGTGCGGCGAATGGCAATGCCGGCGGTGGTTCCGCATCTGGAGCCTGGGGCGGTGGCAACGCGGCGGGTCCCGCGCCCTCCCGTCGTGCCACGGCCAAGGTATTGACGGCCAACGGGGTGCAGGAGCGCGAGGTGCAAGTCGGCGTGAGCAGTCGCGTGCTGGCCGAAATCCTCTCCGGCCTGGAAGAAGGGGACCGGGTGGTCACGGGCCAGCGTCAGGGTAGTGGTGCAGGCGCTGCGGGTGCTGCTTCGGCTGGCGCAGGCCAGCGTTCCGGCGCTCCGGGTGGCATGCCACCTCGCTGA
- a CDS encoding YicC/YloC family endoribonuclease codes for MTGYASAQHEARKDPATNTPTSGTADHSAFSSASSANSSSPTPGARLGLEIRSVNGRFLDLTLRLPEELRATEPALRELVQGRLKRGKVELRAFIETGDGEALGDPSPRLLQRLGALQESVRTWLPTARELSVADVLRLATQQHESERRALPQDWSSLAQKLTSQALDALLQAREREGARLATMLLGHIAQLRQLTTQAAPLVPQLVEQQRQRFLERWKEAMNLSEGSATPEAAQDRALTEATAYAIRIDVAEELTRLGAHLDEIERLLKKGGELGKRLDFLIQELHREANTLGSKSATLELTRISVDMKVLIEQMREQVQNLE; via the coding sequence ATGACCGGCTACGCCAGCGCCCAGCACGAGGCGCGCAAGGACCCCGCCACCAACACACCTACGTCCGGCACGGCGGACCATTCGGCCTTCTCTTCCGCGTCCTCAGCCAACTCATCCTCCCCCACGCCCGGCGCGCGCCTGGGCCTGGAAATCCGCTCGGTCAATGGCCGCTTCCTGGACCTGACCCTGCGCTTGCCCGAAGAATTGCGCGCCACCGAACCGGCCCTGCGCGAACTGGTTCAGGGCCGGCTCAAGCGCGGCAAGGTGGAGCTGCGCGCCTTCATCGAGACCGGCGACGGCGAGGCCTTGGGCGACCCGAGCCCGCGTCTGCTGCAGCGCCTGGGCGCGCTGCAGGAAAGCGTGCGCACCTGGTTGCCGACTGCGCGCGAACTCAGCGTGGCCGACGTGTTGCGCCTGGCGACGCAGCAGCATGAAAGCGAGCGGCGCGCCCTGCCACAGGATTGGAGTTCGTTGGCCCAGAAGCTGACCTCCCAGGCCCTGGACGCCCTGCTGCAGGCCCGCGAACGCGAGGGTGCGCGGCTGGCCACCATGCTGCTGGGGCACATCGCGCAACTGCGTCAGCTCACCACGCAGGCGGCGCCCCTGGTACCCCAACTCGTGGAACAGCAAAGACAGCGCTTCCTGGAACGCTGGAAGGAGGCGATGAACCTGTCTGAGGGCAGCGCCACCCCTGAAGCCGCGCAGGACCGGGCGCTCACCGAGGCCACGGCCTATGCCATCCGCATCGACGTGGCCGAGGAACTGACGCGCCTGGGCGCGCACCTGGACGAAATCGAGCGGCTGCTGAAAAAAGGCGGCGAACTGGGCAAGCGGCTGGATTTCCTGATCCAGGAATTGCACCGCGAAGCCAACACCCTGGGCTCCAAGTCGGCGACACTGGAACTCACGCGCATCTCGGTGGACATGAAGGTGCTGATCGAGCAGATGCGCGAGCAGGTGCAGAACCTGGAATAA
- the greB gene encoding transcription elongation factor GreB yields MSKAFTRETDADDDEDIGLPALPAGGKNYITPAGYARLRAELMQLIDEERPKVVEVVHWAASNGDRSENGDYLYGKKRLREIDRRIRFLTKRLEIAEVADPSVHHGSDQVFFGATVTYADGSGAERTITILGIDEADNLRGQVSWISPVARTLLKARVGDVLKLVTPAGVEEIEVLEVSYPKSGA; encoded by the coding sequence ATGAGCAAAGCCTTCACCCGCGAAACCGATGCCGATGACGACGAGGACATCGGCCTGCCCGCCCTGCCCGCAGGCGGCAAGAACTACATCACGCCCGCTGGCTACGCGCGGCTGCGCGCCGAGCTGATGCAACTGATCGACGAAGAGCGTCCGAAGGTCGTGGAGGTGGTGCATTGGGCGGCCAGCAATGGCGACCGTTCCGAGAACGGGGATTACCTTTACGGCAAGAAGCGCCTGCGCGAAATCGATCGGCGTATCCGTTTTCTGACCAAGCGCCTGGAGATCGCCGAAGTGGCCGACCCGAGCGTGCACCATGGCAGCGATCAGGTGTTCTTCGGCGCGACGGTCACCTACGCGGATGGTTCCGGTGCGGAGCGCACCATCACCATCCTGGGCATCGACGAAGCGGACAATCTGCGCGGCCAGGTGAGTTGGATTTCACCGGTGGCGCGCACGCTGCTGAAGGCGCGCGTGGGTGATGTGCTCAAGCTGGTGACACCGGCTGGCGTGGAGGAGATTGAAGTGCTGGAAGTGAGCTACCCCAAATCGGGGGCTTGA